Below is a window of Fimbriimonadaceae bacterium DNA.
ACAACTTGCGGCCCTGGAAGTCCAAAATCTTCTGAATGAGGACTTCAATTACGTCTTCGATGGCACATCCATTTACGCCGACTTCGGCGGGATTGCCATGCTGCAGTTTGATACGGATGTACTCTTTTTCGATGAGTGCTCCGCCGCCATCAATGTGACGCCACTGCTCCATGTTTTCGCTCATGCTGCACTTCCTTAGTTAGTTTTTTGCGGTTGCTGCTTTTGCATCCGAACAAACAAAGGCCAAGAATCTGCATTCCGATGCGAGTGATTCCAGGTAGTTGAGCGCTCGTTCTCGGGCTCGAGTCTTGAAGAGGTCTTGATTCTCTTCTGTCTTCGCCTGATCGCGAACGCGGCGAACGTACCGCTGAATCGCGAATCCTACGCCGTGAAGACGCTTGGCCTTCTCAACGCCGGATTCTTCGGATGTCCAGATTTTGACGAGTGTTGTTTCGAATGTTTGGATCGGGTTCACTTAGTATTCTCCTATATTTCTACGCCGGGTCTGCAACAACTTCGTTACAGACAAAGAACAAAAGAGTTCTCACGCCGAATCGACGCCTCCGGCATTGGAGGGAGGTTCTCCTTGCTTATCCCATCTGGGATGAGCCAAATAGCTGGGTTCATAATTGAAACCCACATGTCCTGCGTTCTTCCCGGCGATCCGCTTTGCGGTCGTCGTGACGAACTGCATGCTCCGTTTGAGGACTTCTTTGTACTTCTGGAGGGCTCTTGTACGCTTTCCACGGCCAAGCTGCTCTGCTTGTTCTAACTTGCTCATGCAAGCGGTGTATTCCCAATCGATGCCGCGTGCTATGGCGTCGAGTTTCTCCAGTTTTTCCTTGTTGCTGACGGGCTCGCCCCTGATAGAGCGAACACGCTTGATAAGGTCAGCCACAAACAGCCGATTGCTCATTGAATCGATATTCAATGGTCACCTCTCCAATTTGTCGGTCGGTGAGAAAGCCTCAAGCGACTGTGCTTCGAGCCTATCTCTTTCGATGTGTCTGCGAGGTTAGCTGGCGGATTAGAGCCGAAAGTACTCTTCCGATTAGATCGGATTCACCCCTATTGAGTGGGTCCCCCGCTCCGACGTGCGTCGGATTTGACTAATTCAATTATACCACATTTTCGCCACCCTGGCAGGTTCACCGGGACTCCAGCTTGACTCTGTGATGAGGCACAATAGATTACTTTGGCAAACGGGGCCGTGACAGAGAGCAAAGGGGAATCGGGTCTCGGCCCGCATACACTGCTTCGTCTGGACATCACTCGCAACGCCGCGACGACCGTTCCTTTCATTACGATGAACGCGCTTGCAGCGGTTGTCGCATCCTACGGACTTCTTGCGGGCAGTTCCGCAGTTGTTATCGGAGCGATGATTATCGCCACGCTGCTTGGGCCGATCACTGGGCTTGCGCTTGCGCTTGTGGATGGCAACAACAAACTTTTGCGCCGAGCCTTGGCTGCCGAGGCTGTGGGCGTTGCCGTTGTTCTGTCTATTTCTATCCTCATTGGGACGATTCATCAAGCCCTGCCTTTGACCGCCGAGATCCTTTCGCGCACCAAGCCGAATGTTCTTGATCTTGTCATCGCGCTTGCTGGCGGTGCGGCGGGGGCTTACGCAACCGTCTCGCCTCGGTTGAGCGTTGGGCTGGTGGGGGTGGCTATCTCAACCGCGCTCGTCCCGCCTCTCGCTACCTGCGGCATCTGTCTCGCTCGGGGGGATACTCGTTTAGCCGTGGGCGGCTTCGTGCTTTTTCTGACGAACCTTGTCGCGATTCAGGTTGCGTCTTCGGCGGTGATGTGGCTGCATGGGCTCCACCAGATCACATCCAAGCGTGAGAATCGCCAATCCTATCTGGTCAGGAATGGTGTGAGCGGTGTCTTCCTTTTGATTCTTTTTGTTGTGCTTTCTGTCAACTTCGTCAACACGATCGCGGCTCAGCGCTATCAAGCTGAGATTCGAGATGAGCTTAATCGGTCCCTTGATGAGCTTCCGGGTGTCTACCTTGCTGAACTACGGATCGCTTCTCATGCAGATATCACGACGATTACTGCCGTTATACGATCTCCGTACTCGTTTGATCCTGCAACCGTGAAGTCTATGCAAGACCGGCTTGCAAAACTCAGTGACCAAAAGATTGAGCTCCATGTTCGAGCCGTCCTCATCAAAGAAACGACCAGCGAGGGCTATCTGCACGAGATCACACCACCGGCTACCGAAGAACCAGAGCCAACGCAACCTGTAACAAGCCCGACTACCAGTATCGACAATCCGGTGATCGGACCGATTTCGCCTCCCTAGGCGGCGTCCCGAACGCGTTTAACGAGCTTCGACGGGGATGCCCCCAACTGCTCCGACCGCAAACACATGATCGTCTTTGTTGATCCCTTTCACGGTGTAGGTTGACGCGGAGCCCGCATCGAAAGAACCCTGCCAGACCGGCGATGTCGTCTCTCGCCAGTAAACGACGTACTTTGTGTCCGGCGCTCCCCTCCAGTTGACGGTCGTGTCGTGACCTTGGCGCATGTCGATTCGCACATTTGTTGGCGGTTCTGCAGCGATTGCGAGTGTCGCCATGCCTACGAGGTTCAGTCGGACAACGTTCGCCAGATAGTTAAAGTCCATGTGCTTCGGAAGATCTTCGACGGTGTGCTGCCAAGCGTACTCTTCGTGCACCTCGATGAAGCGCACCGCGTTAAATCCCTGCTGGTTGAAGGGCGTGTGATCGCCACCCCTTCCAAAGCGGTCTTTTCGAAAGACGAGTTTGACGCCAAAGTCTTTCACTTTCCCTCGGGTCGCCCACTCGATAAAGCGGGCGAGTTCGCGACTGTTATGGCGAACCTCCGCACCAGATGCGGTCTCTTCGCTGAAAACGCGAATCTCCTTGTCGTTCTTCTGCCCAGAGAGATTCCCTGACGAGCCAACCGTGTCGTTGCTGAATACGGCGTCGATTTTCCAGTTTTCGTCCTTCGCTCGCTTGGCCATCGCTCCCGAACCGAAGAGGCCCTGCTCTTCGCCACTCCAAGCCACAAAGCATAGCGTCTGCTCCCACTTTTGCCCGCTCATGATCCTTGCGAGTTCAAGCGCCAGGGCGACGCCGCTGGCGTCGTCGTTTGCACCAGGCGAACGCTCGGTGAGGGGGTCGGTTCCGGGGGAGACGTTGATGGTGTCGATATGTCCACCGACGATGATCCGGCGGTCGGTTTTGCCGGGGAGGGTGGCGATGACCTGCACAACCTCCTTGTCGGCGACAATCCTGCGCCCTTGCTTCACCGGATACTTCATGATCTCGACCTGCAGTCCGGGGATCTTCCGATACTCGTCGGCTAGCCATTCGACAGCTTGTGTGAGCGTGTCGGAGTTGGTGTTGCGGTTGGGATAAGAGGCCAGCTTTTCGACCGTGGCTTTGAGGCGATTTGCCTCAACCTGGGCGGTCATCGACTGGATATCGGCGGGTGTGTCTAACAGCATGAGAGCAAGTACCGGTAACAACATTGCAAGTCTTCCTTGCGATGATTGTACGCACAAATGTTAGACGAAAAGCGAGTTAGGCTGCCGTTTCGGCAAGACCGGAAGCACCGCTCACAATCCTTAGATTGTGCTCTGCTTGGCTATGTCCAGGCTGCAAGGATAGAGCCTGATGGTAAGAGGATTGAGCGGCGGCCAAAAGGTTAAGCTGGGCCAAGCAGTTGCCCATCACAAACCATGCTTGCGCGTTTCCAGAGTCGATCCGAAGGCCGTTTTCATAAATCTGTGCCGCATCGGCGTACTGGCCAACTGAGTAAAGGAAATCGCCGAAATTGAAGTATGAGTTTGGATTTGCGGGGTCGCGCTTGATTGCTTCGGTGAAGCAATGCATCGCCTTTTCGTTGTCCCCTGTTGCGGCCAAAGCTCGTCCCCAATTGATGAGGACATCGGTGTTTGGATCGTGGTGCTTCGAATAGGCCTCGTAGGCTCGAATCATGCTCTGAGCGTCGCCGCTTGCCTCGCAAATCTTCACCCAACTGACCCACAGGCTGACATTTGCGGGATCGATTCTCCAGGCCGACTCAAAGTATTTGGCCGCATCGTCCGATCGACCGAGCTCATGCAGGCACTGCCCGATAATGCTCATTGCAGGGACGGCCCAGAAAGCGTCGCATTCGAGCGACTTTAGAACCTGAACGGCCTCTTCGTAGCGGCCCAGCCGCTCCAGCGTCCATCCCTTCTGGTAGATGGCGATGGCAAAGCCGGGATCGACAGACAGGGCCTGCCCTATCCAGTCCAGCGCCTCTTCGTATCGCCCCATGCCGCCAAGGATTTTGCCCTTTAGCAGGTGGCTCTTGTAAGTTACGATGCCGTAATCGCCGGTCGAGCCTGCTTCCCAGGGCATCGCCATACATGCGTTGACAGCCGATAGGGCTCCCTCAAATCTTTCGAGCCGATAAAGGGCGTGGGCCTCCTCGAAGGCGTTGATGATGCTGAACTGTCCGGCCTGTTTGGCCTCCTGACAGACGGCGAGGGCCTCTTCTGGGCGGCCGAGCGCGGTGAGCGACCCGGCGTAAAGCTGATACACGAGGCCGATGAATCCGTTGCCGGGGTGCATGAACCGCAGGCTCATCTTGGCGGCTTGGACGGCGTTTTCGTGCTTCTGTCCAACGTGATAGGCGTTGGCGAGGTTAAACCAATGGAACGCATCGTTCGGGCTTTCGCGAACTTCTTGCTCAAGCATCCGGATCGTTCGCTCGGCTTTGTTTCGCTCCTCCATCATGGAAGGGACATAGCCGTAGTGGTTCATCCGTGCGTTTTCGAGCCGTGCGTTGGGCAGTCCGAGTTCGTCGAGCGCGGGTGTAACTTGCTCGTGAATTCGACCTGTAAACTTGATTCCATCCACGAGGCGGAACAGGCGAACGGGACAGTGTGTAAATCGGTCGGCTTCAGAATTATCGCGGATAAAGTTGACGATCTCGATGAAGTAGCCGCCGAATTGGGGCCTTGTCAGCGCTTCTGAAATCGTTTTCCAGCTCTTGGGGTCTACCTCTTCGTCGGCGTCGATCCAGAGCGCCCAGTCTCCTGTAGCCAGTTTGAGACTTTCGTTTCTGGCAGCTGAGAAGTCGTCGCACCACTCGAAGTGTCCGATCTTTGCACCGAACGATTCGGCAATCTCAACGGTACGATCGGTTGAGCCAGTGTCCACTACGACGATCTCATCGACGTGGCCTTCGATGCTCTTTAAGCAGCGTTCCAGGTGGTTCTCTTCGTTCTTGACAATGAGGCAGGCGCTGAGCTTGATGCCCACGCCTGTGGGCTTTGCAGGGGCAAATTTTCGTATGCGGGCTTCGATCTTGTCTGCGCCTTTGTCGCTTGCTCCAAGCTTGGAGACCATCAGTCGGCGGCAGTGATAGTAGTCGGAAAGAAGCTTTGCGAGTTCGGGGGCCAGGGCAGAGTCTGCGCCATTCTCTAGACAGTCAACAGCCTCGTTCTCCTTTTGCGTATAGCAATGGAGCATCCCTTGCAGGATATGAAGATCGGGCAGATCGGGGTACTCGTTCAATGCTTGCAGCAGCAGTTCCTGCGCCGCCAGCATATTTTGGTTGCGGATGAGTTCGCGTATCTCTTGAACGAGCGTTTCCGTTTTCATGGCTTAGGCCGCCTGGGATCGGGCCAGTCTTGCCAAGTGCCGCTTTGCGCCCGCAATGCTGAACATGTCGTCTCTCAACAATTTCTTGATGAGAAAGACCGTCTGAATGTCTTCAGGGCGGTACCGGCGTTGGCCACCGTCAGTGCGAATGGGTTCCAGGAAAGGGAGGAATTCACTCTCCCAATAGCGCAAAGTGTGTACTTCGACTCCCGTAATCTCACTCGCCACGCTGATACTTACAGCGCGTTCGGTACGATTTGTCTTTCGTTCAGCCGGCATCCTTGGGGTGCTT
It encodes the following:
- a CDS encoding tetratricopeptide repeat protein, with amino-acid sequence MKTETLVQEIRELIRNQNMLAAQELLLQALNEYPDLPDLHILQGMLHCYTQKENEAVDCLENGADSALAPELAKLLSDYYHCRRLMVSKLGASDKGADKIEARIRKFAPAKPTGVGIKLSACLIVKNEENHLERCLKSIEGHVDEIVVVDTGSTDRTVEIAESFGAKIGHFEWCDDFSAARNESLKLATGDWALWIDADEEVDPKSWKTISEALTRPQFGGYFIEIVNFIRDNSEADRFTHCPVRLFRLVDGIKFTGRIHEQVTPALDELGLPNARLENARMNHYGYVPSMMEERNKAERTIRMLEQEVRESPNDAFHWFNLANAYHVGQKHENAVQAAKMSLRFMHPGNGFIGLVYQLYAGSLTALGRPEEALAVCQEAKQAGQFSIINAFEEAHALYRLERFEGALSAVNACMAMPWEAGSTGDYGIVTYKSHLLKGKILGGMGRYEEALDWIGQALSVDPGFAIAIYQKGWTLERLGRYEEAVQVLKSLECDAFWAVPAMSIIGQCLHELGRSDDAAKYFESAWRIDPANVSLWVSWVKICEASGDAQSMIRAYEAYSKHHDPNTDVLINWGRALAATGDNEKAMHCFTEAIKRDPANPNSYFNFGDFLYSVGQYADAAQIYENGLRIDSGNAQAWFVMGNCLAQLNLLAAAQSSYHQALSLQPGHSQAEHNLRIVSGASGLAETAA
- a CDS encoding MerR family transcriptional regulator, with protein sequence MPAERKTNRTERAVSISVASEITGVEVHTLRYWESEFLPFLEPIRTDGGQRRYRPEDIQTVFLIKKLLRDDMFSIAGAKRHLARLARSQAA
- a CDS encoding TIGR00341 family protein, whose amino-acid sequence is MANGAVTESKGESGLGPHTLLRLDITRNAATTVPFITMNALAAVVASYGLLAGSSAVVIGAMIIATLLGPITGLALALVDGNNKLLRRALAAEAVGVAVVLSISILIGTIHQALPLTAEILSRTKPNVLDLVIALAGGAAGAYATVSPRLSVGLVGVAISTALVPPLATCGICLARGDTRLAVGGFVLFLTNLVAIQVASSAVMWLHGLHQITSKRENRQSYLVRNGVSGVFLLILFVVLSVNFVNTIAAQRYQAEIRDELNRSLDELPGVYLAELRIASHADITTITAVIRSPYSFDPATVKSMQDRLAKLSDQKIELHVRAVLIKETTSEGYLHEITPPATEEPEPTQPVTSPTTSIDNPVIGPISPP
- a CDS encoding M28 family metallopeptidase, whose protein sequence is MLLPVLALMLLDTPADIQSMTAQVEANRLKATVEKLASYPNRNTNSDTLTQAVEWLADEYRKIPGLQVEIMKYPVKQGRRIVADKEVVQVIATLPGKTDRRIIVGGHIDTINVSPGTDPLTERSPGANDDASGVALALELARIMSGQKWEQTLCFVAWSGEEQGLFGSGAMAKRAKDENWKIDAVFSNDTVGSSGNLSGQKNDKEIRVFSEETASGAEVRHNSRELARFIEWATRGKVKDFGVKLVFRKDRFGRGGDHTPFNQQGFNAVRFIEVHEEYAWQHTVEDLPKHMDFNYLANVVRLNLVGMATLAIAAEPPTNVRIDMRQGHDTTVNWRGAPDTKYVVYWRETTSPVWQGSFDAGSASTYTVKGINKDDHVFAVGAVGGIPVEAR